In Halopseudomonas nanhaiensis, a single window of DNA contains:
- the dxs gene encoding 1-deoxy-D-xylulose-5-phosphate synthase has product MPSTFHEIPRERPSTPLLDSIDDTATLRRLDDDSLLVLADELRAFLLWSVGQTGGHFGAGLGVIELTIALHYVYQTPVDRLVWDVGHQAYPHKILTGRRERMQTLRQKDGLAAFPRRSESPYDTFGVGHSSTSISAAMGMAVAARLRGLEQRTVAVIGDGALTAGMAFEALNHASDVEPDMLVVLNDNDMSISRNVGGLSNYLAKILSSRTYSHVREGSKKVLSKIPQAWELVRRTEEHAKGMLVPGTMFEELGWNYIGPIDGHDLPTLVTTLKNMRKLKGPQFLHVITQKGRGFSPAEADPIGYHAITKLEPKPAPATPASASKPKYSNVFGQWLCDMAAQDKRLVGITPAMKEGSDLIAFSERFPDRYFDVAIAEQHAVTLAAGMACEGMKPVVAIYSTFLQRAYDQLVHDVAVQNLDVLFAIDRAGLVGEDGPTHAGSFDLSYLRCLPNMVIMAPADENETRQMLSTGFLFSGPAAVRYPRGIGPGAAIDPSLEPLPIGKGVITRQGSAVAMLCFGTLHANALTAAASLDATVANMRFIKPLDTDLLRQLAEDHDLLVTVEENAVMGGAGSAVNEWLLAEGISKPVLNLGLPDIYVEHAKPSEMLVECGLDAPGIEKAVRARLALSGEPTIRQA; this is encoded by the coding sequence ATGCCGAGTACCTTTCACGAAATACCACGCGAGCGTCCTAGCACCCCGCTGCTGGACAGCATCGACGACACCGCGACACTGCGCCGGCTGGACGATGACAGCCTGCTCGTGCTCGCAGACGAGCTGCGTGCGTTTCTGTTGTGGAGCGTAGGTCAGACCGGCGGACACTTCGGTGCCGGTCTCGGCGTCATCGAGCTGACCATCGCGCTGCACTATGTCTATCAGACGCCGGTGGACCGGCTGGTATGGGATGTGGGCCACCAGGCCTATCCGCACAAGATCCTTACCGGCCGACGCGAACGGATGCAGACCCTGCGCCAGAAGGACGGCCTGGCCGCCTTCCCCCGCCGCAGCGAAAGCCCCTATGACACCTTCGGCGTGGGACACTCGAGCACCTCCATCAGCGCTGCCATGGGCATGGCGGTGGCCGCGCGTCTGCGCGGTCTGGAGCAGCGCACGGTCGCGGTCATCGGCGATGGCGCACTGACTGCCGGCATGGCGTTCGAAGCGCTCAATCATGCCTCCGACGTCGAGCCGGACATGCTGGTGGTCCTCAACGACAATGACATGTCCATCTCGCGCAACGTTGGTGGTCTGTCCAACTATCTGGCCAAGATTCTCTCCAGCCGCACCTACTCGCATGTTCGCGAGGGCAGCAAGAAGGTCCTGTCGAAGATTCCCCAGGCCTGGGAGCTGGTACGGCGCACCGAAGAACATGCCAAGGGCATGCTGGTGCCGGGGACCATGTTCGAGGAGCTGGGCTGGAACTACATCGGTCCTATCGATGGGCACGATCTGCCGACTCTGGTGACCACGCTGAAGAACATGCGCAAGCTCAAGGGGCCGCAGTTTCTACATGTGATCACCCAGAAGGGCCGGGGCTTTTCTCCGGCTGAAGCCGATCCTATCGGCTATCACGCGATTACCAAGCTGGAGCCCAAACCCGCTCCGGCGACACCGGCAAGCGCCAGCAAACCGAAATACTCCAACGTTTTCGGTCAATGGCTGTGCGACATGGCTGCACAGGACAAACGCCTGGTCGGGATCACCCCGGCGATGAAGGAAGGCTCCGACCTGATCGCCTTCAGCGAACGCTTTCCGGACCGCTACTTCGACGTTGCCATCGCCGAGCAGCATGCAGTGACCCTGGCGGCAGGCATGGCCTGCGAAGGCATGAAGCCGGTTGTGGCGATCTATTCGACCTTCCTGCAACGTGCCTACGATCAACTGGTGCATGACGTCGCAGTGCAGAATCTCGATGTCCTGTTCGCCATCGACCGTGCGGGCCTGGTCGGCGAAGATGGGCCGACCCATGCGGGCAGTTTCGATCTGTCGTACCTGCGGTGCCTGCCCAACATGGTCATCATGGCCCCGGCCGATGAAAACGAAACGCGGCAGATGCTCAGCACCGGCTTCCTGTTTTCCGGTCCGGCCGCTGTCCGCTATCCGCGCGGCATCGGCCCGGGCGCAGCAATCGACCCGTCGCTCGAACCGTTGCCAATCGGCAAGGGTGTGATTACCCGCCAGGGTAGCGCGGTCGCCATGCTCTGCTTCGGCACCTTGCACGCCAACGCACTGACCGCTGCCGCCTCGCTGGACGCCACCGTGGCCAACATGCGCTTTATCAAGCCGCTGGATACCGATCTACTTCGCCAGCTGGCAGAGGACCACGACCTGCTGGTTACCGTCGAGGAAAATGCCGTCATGGGTGGTGCCGGCAGCGCGGTGAACGAGTGGCTGCTTGCCGAAGGCATCAGCAAGCCCGTTCTCAACCTCGGACTTCCAGACATCTACGTCGAACACGCCAAGCCATCGGAAATGCTGGTTGAATGCGGTCTTGACGCCCCCGGTATCGAGAAGGCAGTACGCGCTCGGCTGGCACTGTCTGGTGAACCGACGATCAGGCAGGCTTGA
- a CDS encoding exodeoxyribonuclease VII small subunit, with product MARKKPVVFEQSLGELQALVERLESGDLSLEQSLTAFEQGVALTRECQQALTLAEQKVQQLIEQNGALTTTPFDGEAE from the coding sequence ATGGCCCGGAAGAAACCGGTGGTTTTTGAACAGTCGCTTGGCGAACTGCAGGCACTGGTCGAGCGGCTGGAAAGCGGCGACCTGAGTCTGGAACAGTCGCTGACAGCCTTCGAGCAGGGTGTCGCCCTGACCCGGGAATGCCAGCAGGCGCTGACACTCGCCGAACAGAAGGTTCAACAGCTGATCGAGCAGAACGGTGCACTGACGACCACCCCCTTCGACGGCGAAGCCGAATGA
- a CDS encoding sulfite exporter TauE/SafE family protein — MDLMQIALIALGGFAAGAMNALAGGGTFFSFPTLLAVGIAPVTANATNAVALWPASVSAALALRPELRRLSFRRYLVPLMIAAAAGGLAGGLLLLLTSNQMFYTLVPWLLLLATLLFTFSAWLGKQVARLDTAQRGREHLTPAGFCSQLVVSLYGGFFGAGMGIMMIASLAISGHTQIARINAIKSLMSSVIYSVAALTFIIAGAVHWPALGIMLVGTISGGYCGGLIARWLPNIWLRRVVTVIAWSLTLYYFHDVYA, encoded by the coding sequence ATGGATTTGATGCAGATTGCGCTGATCGCCCTGGGCGGTTTCGCCGCCGGAGCGATGAACGCGCTGGCGGGGGGCGGCACGTTCTTCTCCTTTCCCACGCTGCTTGCGGTTGGCATCGCTCCGGTTACCGCCAACGCCACCAATGCCGTGGCGCTGTGGCCGGCCAGCGTCTCCGCTGCGCTGGCGCTGCGCCCGGAACTGCGGCGTCTGTCGTTCCGCCGCTATCTGGTCCCGTTGATGATCGCGGCCGCCGCCGGCGGCCTGGCTGGCGGCCTCCTGCTGCTGCTCACCAGCAATCAGATGTTTTACACCCTGGTGCCCTGGCTGCTGCTGCTGGCTACGCTGCTGTTTACCTTCAGCGCCTGGCTGGGCAAACAGGTGGCACGGCTCGATACCGCTCAGCGTGGACGCGAACATCTGACGCCGGCCGGTTTCTGCTCGCAGCTGGTCGTCTCGCTGTACGGCGGGTTCTTCGGTGCCGGGATGGGCATCATGATGATCGCCAGTCTGGCGATCTCCGGGCATACGCAGATCGCCCGCATCAACGCGATCAAGAGCCTGATGTCGTCGGTCATCTACAGCGTCGCCGCACTGACTTTCATCATTGCCGGCGCAGTGCACTGGCCGGCACTGGGCATCATGCTCGTGGGCACCATCAGCGGTGGCTATTGTGGTGGACTGATCGCCCGCTGGCTGCCCAACATCTGGCTTCGCCGGGTCGTCACGGTGATCGCCTGGTCGTTGACGCTATATTATTTTCACGACGTGTATGCCTGA
- a CDS encoding OsmC family protein yields the protein MKAHIKWVDGAMFLGESGSGHTVVMDGPPDAGGRNMGVRPMETVLIGLGGCASYDVVSILKKARQDIRDVHTLLDAERAETEPKVFTRIHVHFVVTGKQLKEAHVKRAVELSAEKYCSASIMFGRAGVEITHDYEIVEVD from the coding sequence ATGAAAGCACATATAAAGTGGGTCGACGGTGCCATGTTTCTGGGCGAGTCGGGTAGCGGCCATACGGTCGTGATGGACGGCCCTCCGGACGCCGGCGGACGCAACATGGGAGTGCGGCCGATGGAGACCGTGCTGATCGGCCTTGGCGGCTGCGCCAGTTACGATGTAGTGAGTATCCTGAAGAAGGCCCGGCAGGACATTCGCGACGTTCACACGCTGCTTGACGCCGAGCGAGCCGAGACCGAGCCGAAGGTGTTCACTCGAATTCATGTGCACTTCGTTGTCACCGGCAAGCAACTTAAGGAAGCGCACGTCAAGCGCGCGGTCGAGCTCTCGGCAGAGAAGTATTGTTCCGCATCGATCATGTTCGGTCGCGCCGGGGTCGAGATTACCCACGACTACGAGATCGTCGAGGTCGATTGA
- a CDS encoding 16S rRNA (uracil(1498)-N(3))-methyltransferase yields the protein MRVSRFHLDADLCEGEHLLEGDLAHYVGRVLRLSPGAAIQVFNGSGQEWPGQITEVGKREVRVTLGPSVAGLAEPALTVHLGQALSRGERMDWAIQKAVELGVSEITPLFTERCEVKLQGERADKRQGHWQQIAVSACEQCGRSVIPIIHPPQQLDAWLESLQCELKLVLHHRTEQDLSSRPRPASIGLLIGPEGGLSPEEISRAVAAEFVAARFGPRVLRTETAPVVALSVVQQLWGDF from the coding sequence GTGCGTGTCTCGCGCTTTCATCTCGATGCCGACCTCTGCGAAGGCGAACACCTGCTCGAAGGTGACCTGGCGCACTACGTGGGGCGCGTCCTCCGGTTGAGCCCGGGGGCCGCCATACAGGTATTCAACGGCAGCGGCCAGGAGTGGCCTGGACAGATCACCGAGGTGGGCAAACGCGAGGTCAGGGTTACGCTTGGGCCGTCCGTCGCCGGCCTCGCCGAGCCCGCCCTCACGGTACATCTGGGCCAGGCGCTCTCACGCGGAGAGCGGATGGACTGGGCCATCCAGAAGGCGGTGGAGCTCGGCGTCAGCGAGATCACGCCCCTGTTCACCGAGCGTTGTGAAGTGAAGCTGCAAGGCGAACGCGCCGACAAGCGTCAAGGTCACTGGCAGCAGATTGCAGTCAGCGCCTGTGAACAGTGTGGGCGCAGTGTCATCCCGATCATCCACCCTCCCCAGCAACTGGATGCCTGGCTGGAATCACTGCAGTGCGAGCTCAAGCTGGTTCTGCACCATCGCACCGAGCAGGATCTGTCCAGTCGGCCCCGCCCCGCATCGATCGGCCTGCTCATCGGCCCCGAGGGCGGGCTCTCGCCAGAGGAAATCAGCCGGGCGGTCGCCGCGGAGTTCGTTGCGGCGCGCTTCGGTCCCCGGGTGTTGCGCACGGAAACGGCGCCCGTGGTCGCGCTGAGTGTCGTTCAGCAGCTGTGGGGCGATTTCTAG
- the crp gene encoding cAMP-activated global transcriptional regulator CRP: protein MVATALTPKIKNLDAYLAHCHRRKFAARSTIIHAGDVSDSLFYIVKGSVTILIEDEHGREMIIAYLNQGDFFGEMGLFDQSAAQQDRSAWVRAKTECEVAEVSYSKFRELSQRDPDLLYAVGRQMAERLRNTTRKVGNLAFLDVTGRVAGSLLELCKQPDAMTHPDGMQIKITRQEIGRIVGCSREMVGRVLKSLEEQGLIEVKGKTMVIYGTR, encoded by the coding sequence ATGGTTGCGACTGCCCTGACACCGAAAATAAAGAATCTCGACGCCTACCTCGCCCACTGTCACCGCCGCAAATTCGCCGCTCGCAGCACCATCATCCATGCCGGGGATGTCTCCGACAGCCTGTTCTACATCGTCAAGGGCTCGGTCACGATCCTGATCGAGGATGAACACGGCCGGGAGATGATCATCGCCTACCTGAACCAGGGGGACTTCTTCGGCGAGATGGGACTGTTCGACCAGTCCGCCGCGCAGCAGGATCGCAGCGCCTGGGTCCGCGCCAAGACCGAGTGTGAGGTCGCCGAGGTCAGCTACAGCAAGTTTCGCGAGCTTAGCCAGCGCGATCCCGACCTGCTCTACGCAGTCGGCCGTCAGATGGCCGAGCGGCTGCGCAACACCACTCGCAAGGTCGGTAACCTGGCCTTTCTCGATGTCACCGGCCGTGTGGCTGGCAGTCTGTTGGAACTGTGCAAACAGCCCGACGCGATGACGCACCCGGACGGCATGCAGATCAAGATCACCCGCCAGGAAATCGGCCGCATAGTAGGCTGCTCTCGCGAGATGGTCGGCCGCGTGCTGAAAAGCCTCGAGGAACAGGGGTTGATAGAGGTCAAGGGCAAGACCATGGTCATCTACGGCACCCGCTGA
- a CDS encoding adenosylmethionine--8-amino-7-oxononanoate transaminase yields MGLNNQWMQRDISVLWHPCTQMKDHEHMPIIPVKRGEGVWLHDFEGNRYLDAVSSWWVNVFGHANPYINDRIKQQLDTLEHVILGGFSHPAVIELSERLVDITPASLTRCFYADNGSSCIEVALKMSFHYWLNKGQPKKKRFINLSNSYHGETLAALAVGDVGLYKATYEPLLMGVITVPSPDCYEREPGTTWEEHSRTMFEHMERALAENHEEVAAVIVEPLIQCAAGMRMYHPVYLKLLREACDRYGVHLIHDEIAVGFGRTGTLFACEQAGITPDFLCLSKALTGGYLPMAVCMTNDDVYDAFYDDYESMRAFLHSHSYTGNPLACAAALATLDLFEQNNVIEANKVLSARMASATAHFVDHPHVAEVRQTGMVLAIEMVKDKANRTPYPWQERRGIRVYQHGLKNEALLRPLGSVVYFMPPYVITPDQIDHLAAVAWEGIQLATRD; encoded by the coding sequence ATGGGCTTGAACAACCAGTGGATGCAGCGCGACATTTCGGTTCTGTGGCATCCCTGCACCCAGATGAAAGATCACGAGCACATGCCCATCATTCCGGTGAAACGGGGTGAAGGCGTGTGGCTGCATGACTTCGAAGGCAATCGGTACCTTGATGCGGTCAGCTCCTGGTGGGTGAATGTCTTCGGCCACGCCAATCCCTACATCAACGACCGGATCAAGCAACAGCTCGACACGCTCGAACACGTTATTCTCGGCGGCTTCAGTCACCCGGCGGTGATCGAGCTGTCGGAGCGTCTGGTGGACATCACCCCTGCATCGCTCACCCGTTGCTTCTATGCCGACAACGGCTCGTCGTGCATCGAAGTGGCACTGAAGATGAGCTTTCACTACTGGCTCAACAAGGGTCAGCCGAAGAAGAAGCGCTTCATCAACCTGTCCAACAGTTATCACGGCGAAACGCTTGCCGCGCTGGCTGTCGGTGACGTAGGCCTGTACAAGGCGACCTACGAGCCGCTGCTGATGGGTGTGATCACCGTACCGTCACCCGACTGCTACGAACGTGAACCCGGGACCACCTGGGAAGAGCACAGCCGCACAATGTTCGAGCATATGGAACGCGCCCTCGCCGAGAATCATGAAGAGGTCGCAGCGGTGATCGTCGAGCCGCTGATCCAGTGTGCGGCTGGGATGCGCATGTACCATCCGGTGTATCTCAAGCTGCTGCGCGAAGCCTGTGACCGCTACGGGGTTCACCTGATTCACGACGAAATCGCGGTTGGATTCGGCCGCACCGGCACCCTGTTCGCCTGTGAGCAGGCCGGCATTACACCTGACTTCCTGTGTTTGTCCAAGGCACTGACCGGCGGCTATCTGCCCATGGCGGTGTGCATGACCAACGACGACGTGTATGACGCCTTCTACGATGATTACGAAAGCATGCGCGCGTTTTTGCACTCGCACAGCTACACCGGCAATCCGCTGGCCTGCGCGGCGGCCCTCGCCACGCTGGATCTGTTCGAACAGAACAACGTGATCGAAGCAAACAAGGTGCTGTCCGCGCGCATGGCCAGCGCAACGGCGCACTTCGTCGATCATCCGCACGTAGCCGAGGTTCGCCAGACCGGCATGGTGCTGGCTATCGAGATGGTCAAGGACAAGGCCAACCGTACGCCCTACCCCTGGCAGGAGCGGCGCGGCATCCGGGTCTATCAGCATGGCCTGAAGAACGAAGCCCTGCTGCGTCCGCTCGGCAGTGTGGTGTATTTCATGCCACCCTATGTCATCACACCGGACCAGATCGATCATCTGGCTGCCGTCGCCTGGGAAGGCATTCAGCTGGCGACGCGGGACTGA
- the coq7 gene encoding 2-polyprenyl-3-methyl-6-methoxy-1,4-benzoquinone monooxygenase: protein MSTRQHTFLDRLLIQADQSLRTLVPGAALANRPSPALPLADTPLVEAERRRVAGLMRINHTGEVCAQALYQGQALTAKLPDVRGKMEQAAEEEIDHLAWCEQRLRELNSHPSVFNPLFYGASFGMGAVAGLISDRVSLGFVAATEQLVERHLDNHLTRLPEDDVRSRAILEQMREDEIEHGNQAMAAGGVRFPAPVKAAMTLMSKVMTAATYRV, encoded by the coding sequence ATGAGCACACGCCAACACACCTTTCTAGATCGTTTGCTGATCCAGGCAGACCAATCGCTGCGTACGCTGGTACCCGGCGCGGCGCTGGCCAATCGCCCGTCGCCGGCACTGCCACTGGCCGATACACCGCTGGTCGAGGCGGAGCGTCGCCGTGTGGCGGGATTGATGCGCATCAACCATACCGGTGAAGTGTGCGCACAGGCTCTGTATCAGGGCCAGGCGCTGACAGCCAAGCTGCCGGACGTTCGCGGAAAGATGGAGCAGGCAGCAGAAGAAGAGATCGACCATCTGGCCTGGTGCGAGCAGCGCCTGCGGGAGCTGAACAGCCATCCGAGCGTGTTCAATCCGCTGTTCTATGGCGCGTCCTTCGGTATGGGTGCGGTAGCCGGTCTGATCAGCGATCGGGTCAGCCTGGGATTTGTCGCGGCCACCGAACAGCTGGTCGAGCGGCACCTCGATAATCACCTGACCCGCCTGCCCGAAGACGATGTGCGCTCGCGCGCTATTCTCGAGCAGATGCGCGAGGACGAGATTGAGCATGGCAACCAGGCCATGGCAGCCGGTGGCGTGCGGTTTCCGGCACCGGTCAAGGCAGCCATGACGCTGATGTCCAAGGTCATGACGGCCGCGACCTACCGCGTTTGA
- a CDS encoding TonB-dependent receptor domain-containing protein, which produces MNKSLFLLPALLLPTGALAAGPLALSDSIITASRQPQPAGSTAAASNVFTRADIERLQPRSVAELLRRIPGVSITTNGGLGSLTTLSMRGTSATQSLVLVDGQRIGSASAGQPSLEFLNIENIERIEVIRGPRSAIYGSDAIGGVIQIFTRRGTPGLQPRLKLGIGSNQTYVRSLGLSGGDARTTFDIGATLSETAGFDRTRHNQGGDQDRDGYRNEAYNLSVDHWVTDAVELGVRLAEQSGNTEYDLFGNPEDDFRLSTASTHLQWQANPLWTTRLEAGHAEDKRDSRYDLATYTYNTYRDSASWLNTLKLRDAHQLQAGLDWCEDRLHSNSSFTRTERYNQAAFVQYRFGGDRLGVELGWRHDDNEQFGHANTRNAALILPIADGQSLVASYGEGFRAPTFNDLYTAFGANPLLNPERSKSYELQWRGQLDHADLQVAAFRTDIDDMILLDPFYVAQNISEARIHGLELSVGMDVLGWETAASAAWLDPRERGTGKQLPRRAKRTLSIDVDRRFGDVGIGFGVIANSQRYNDRANAQALSGFGTLEARANWNMLPSLRWDFSVSNLLERDYSLANYSTAGRVYSYQEEQLNARLSMTWTPEM; this is translated from the coding sequence ATGAACAAGTCGTTGTTTCTGCTACCTGCCCTGCTTCTGCCGACCGGCGCGCTCGCGGCCGGCCCCCTCGCCCTGAGCGACAGCATTATCACTGCCTCGCGGCAGCCCCAGCCAGCCGGCAGCACTGCCGCTGCCAGCAACGTGTTTACCCGCGCCGATATCGAACGACTGCAGCCCCGATCCGTGGCCGAGCTGCTACGGCGCATCCCTGGCGTATCAATCACCACCAACGGTGGATTGGGCAGCCTGACCACCCTGTCGATGCGCGGCACCAGCGCGACGCAAAGCCTGGTGCTGGTGGATGGCCAGCGCATCGGTAGTGCATCGGCCGGCCAGCCCAGCCTGGAGTTTTTGAATATCGAGAACATCGAGCGCATCGAGGTCATCCGCGGGCCGCGCTCGGCGATCTATGGTTCGGATGCGATCGGCGGTGTAATTCAGATATTCACCCGTCGGGGTACCCCGGGCCTGCAGCCCAGATTGAAGCTGGGTATCGGCAGCAATCAGACCTATGTGCGCAGCCTGGGGCTCTCCGGCGGCGACGCGCGCACGACATTCGACATCGGCGCAACCTTGAGCGAGACCGCCGGCTTCGACCGCACGCGCCACAATCAGGGCGGGGACCAGGATCGCGACGGCTACCGCAACGAGGCTTACAACCTGAGCGTCGATCATTGGGTGACCGACGCCGTTGAGCTGGGCGTCCGTTTAGCTGAACAATCGGGCAACACCGAGTACGACCTCTTTGGCAATCCAGAAGACGATTTCCGGCTGAGCACTGCGTCGACCCATCTGCAATGGCAGGCCAATCCGCTCTGGACGACACGCCTCGAGGCCGGTCATGCCGAAGACAAGCGCGACAGCCGCTATGATCTCGCGACATACACGTACAACACCTACCGCGATTCGGCCAGCTGGCTGAATACCTTGAAGCTGAGGGACGCGCACCAGCTGCAGGCTGGCCTGGATTGGTGCGAGGACCGCCTGCACAGCAACTCGAGCTTCACCCGGACCGAGCGTTACAATCAGGCTGCCTTCGTGCAATACCGGTTCGGCGGCGATCGCCTCGGCGTGGAGCTCGGTTGGAGGCACGATGACAACGAACAGTTCGGCCATGCCAACACACGCAATGCCGCACTGATCTTGCCGATTGCTGACGGCCAGAGCCTGGTGGCTTCCTATGGCGAAGGCTTCCGAGCTCCGACCTTCAACGACCTCTACACGGCCTTTGGCGCCAACCCACTACTGAACCCCGAGCGTTCCAAGAGCTACGAACTGCAATGGCGCGGCCAACTGGACCACGCCGACCTGCAGGTGGCTGCCTTTCGGACTGACATCGACGACATGATTCTCCTCGACCCGTTCTATGTGGCGCAGAACATCTCAGAGGCGAGAATTCACGGACTGGAACTGAGTGTGGGGATGGATGTGCTCGGCTGGGAAACCGCCGCCTCCGCGGCCTGGCTGGATCCCCGCGAGCGCGGAACCGGCAAGCAACTGCCGCGGCGGGCCAAGCGCACGCTGAGCATCGACGTCGATCGCCGGTTCGGCGATGTCGGCATCGGCTTCGGCGTGATCGCCAATAGTCAGCGCTATAACGACCGGGCCAACGCGCAAGCCCTGTCCGGCTTCGGCACGCTGGAGGCGCGGGCCAATTGGAATATGCTCCCTTCGCTGCGGTGGGATTTCAGCGTGAGCAACCTTCTTGAGCGTGACTATAGCCTGGCCAACTACTCGACGGCCGGACGTGTCTATTCTTACCAGGAGGAGCAGCTCAATGCGCGGCTGTCGATGACCTGGACGCCGGAGATGTGA
- a CDS encoding histidine triad nucleotide-binding protein gives MDCLFCKITEGKIPAKKIFEDDQVLAFHDINPQAPVHFLVIPKKHIATLNDVTEADRELVGHMVYVGQKLALDLGCEAGFRTVFNCKEMGSQTVYHIHLHVLGQRQMGWPPG, from the coding sequence GTGGACTGTCTGTTCTGCAAGATAACCGAGGGAAAAATCCCGGCAAAGAAGATTTTCGAGGACGACCAGGTGCTGGCCTTCCATGACATCAACCCGCAGGCGCCGGTACATTTTCTGGTCATTCCAAAGAAGCACATCGCCACGCTTAACGATGTTACCGAGGCCGATCGCGAACTGGTGGGTCATATGGTCTACGTCGGCCAGAAGCTGGCGCTCGATCTGGGGTGCGAAGCGGGTTTTCGTACCGTATTCAACTGCAAGGAAATGGGTAGCCAGACGGTCTACCACATTCATCTGCATGTACTGGGGCAGCGTCAGATGGGCTGGCCGCCAGGTTGA
- the ispA gene encoding (2E,6E)-farnesyl diphosphate synthase, whose product MSPFADYLQHCQERINRHLTAQLVNQHPLLDRLYAAMRYSVTIGGKRVRPLLAYASCEALGGEFEQADSAAAAVELIHAYSLIHDDLPAMDDDDLRRGQPTCHRAYDEATAILAGDGLQALAFDWLAKEEHYSPATRLDMIRLLATAAGPQGMVGGQAIDLGSVGRKLDLATLEDMHLHKTGALISAAVQLGALASTRATPEHLHSLRSYARAIGLAFQVQDDILDVQSDTATLGKRQGADIARDKPTYPALLGLAQAQTLALQLRDQALESLEGLGANASRLRQLADYIVQRRF is encoded by the coding sequence ATGAGTCCCTTTGCCGATTACCTGCAGCATTGTCAGGAGCGCATCAATCGGCATCTGACCGCTCAGCTGGTTAATCAGCACCCCCTGCTCGACCGACTCTACGCCGCCATGCGCTACAGCGTGACCATCGGCGGTAAACGCGTCCGACCGCTGCTGGCCTACGCCAGCTGCGAAGCCTTGGGCGGAGAATTCGAGCAGGCCGACAGCGCCGCGGCGGCAGTGGAACTGATCCACGCCTACTCACTGATTCATGATGATCTTCCGGCGATGGACGATGATGACCTTCGCCGCGGTCAGCCGACCTGTCACCGCGCCTACGACGAAGCGACCGCCATTCTCGCCGGTGACGGACTGCAGGCATTGGCTTTCGACTGGCTGGCGAAGGAAGAGCACTACAGCCCGGCGACGCGGCTGGACATGATCCGCTTGCTCGCCACGGCCGCCGGCCCGCAGGGGATGGTTGGCGGTCAGGCGATCGACCTCGGCTCGGTTGGCCGGAAGCTCGATCTGGCCACGCTGGAAGACATGCATCTGCACAAGACCGGGGCGCTGATCAGTGCCGCAGTCCAGCTCGGCGCCCTGGCCAGCACTCGGGCCACGCCGGAGCACTTGCACAGCCTGCGCAGCTACGCCCGGGCGATCGGTCTGGCGTTTCAGGTGCAGGACGATATTCTCGACGTGCAGAGCGACACCGCCACGCTGGGCAAGCGTCAGGGTGCCGACATCGCCCGCGACAAACCGACTTATCCGGCCCTGCTGGGGCTCGCGCAGGCCCAGACCCTCGCCCTGCAGCTGCGTGACCAGGCGCTGGAATCGCTGGAAGGTCTTGGTGCGAATGCCTCGCGCCTGCGCCAGCTCGCCGATTACATCGTTCAGCGCCGGTTCTGA